Proteins from one Nicotiana tabacum cultivar K326 chromosome 23, ASM71507v2, whole genome shotgun sequence genomic window:
- the LOC107802096 gene encoding deSI-like protein At4g17486 gives MLCQMLRRKRKTGAVPVYLNVYDLTPINGYAYWLGLGVYHSGVHVHGVEYAFGAHEHPTTGIFEVEPKQCPGFTFRKSILIGRTDLGPKEVRAFMEKLAEEYTGHSYNLITKNCNHFCSDVCVRLTGKPIPRWVNRLARLGFLCNCVLPASLNETKVRHIRAEDRSIEKKKLRSHSSRFVASSNPPSLSSRPSGSASSSSRHRTRHPPAVPLIRSTSPAILKL, from the exons ATGCTGTGTCAAATGCTACGTCGGAAGAGGAAAACTGGAGCAGTTCCAGTTTACCTGAATGTGTACGATCTCACTCCCATTAATGGCTATGCTTATTGGCTTGGCCTTGGTGTTTACCATTCTGGTGTTCATG TACACGGAGTCGAATATGCATTTGGTGCTCATGAACATCCGACTACTGGGATATTTGAAGTGGAACCAAAGCAATGCCCTGGTTTCACGTTTAGAAAATCAATTCTTATAGGGAGAACAGACCTGGGGCCAAAAGAGGTCCGGGCGTTTATGGAGAAACTGGCAGAGGAGTATACTGGCCACTCCTACAATCTAATCACAAAGAACTGCAACCATTTCTGCAGTGATGTCTGTGTTCGGTTAACAGGGAAGCCAATTCCTCGATGGGTGAATCGACTGGCACGACTTG GCTTTCTGTGCAATTGTGTCCTACCAGCCAGTTTGAATGAGACAAAGGTCCGGCACATTAGGGCAGAAGATAGGAGCATTGAGAAGAAAAAACTACGAAGCCATTCAAGTAGGTTTGTAGCCTCTTCTAATCCACCTAGCTTGTCCTCTCGTCCTTCAGGATCTGCATCGTCGAGTAGTAGACACAGAACTCGTCATCCTCCAGCCGTGCCCTTGATTCGTTCAACCTCACCAGCAATATTGAAGCTCTAG